A part of Quatrionicoccus australiensis genomic DNA contains:
- a CDS encoding trypsin-like peptidase domain-containing protein: protein MSQPNTLYAILGIEASSSAEDIEMAYLARLKEAQDAGTETSLLKIAYDNLRVPDLRAAYDRRLARERALQSRAIESVESKPGGRRYSLLFLMLLLAIGAAYWKKKPIENPSPPLSLAQENAMDSPAPDLPAPPSAEAEAPPAEIPAQNEPVALPSDIQAAQPKAETRTVTYSHPACKPGFDPQCLAWSVFMIRQRHKSGSGVLIAPDRILTNCHVLAGGATNGLIVIHKQTNTVARVEQYTRLADEDVCLLHAPGAGGDVIPWGASDNLGNGDTTYNLGHPGGSSDVIWSEAKFIARTERNGVPYLVTSNYCRPGSSGGPLLDGQGRLVGVVTAVQANRSQNDGAVRYGACFSITEATARKLMGRTFFPIALAPAQFN from the coding sequence ATGAGCCAACCAAACACACTGTATGCGATCCTGGGCATTGAGGCTTCATCCTCCGCCGAAGACATCGAAATGGCCTATCTGGCCCGACTAAAAGAAGCGCAGGATGCCGGCACGGAGACGTCATTGCTAAAAATCGCCTACGACAACCTGCGTGTTCCGGATTTACGCGCAGCTTATGATCGCAGGCTTGCCCGGGAAAGGGCCCTCCAGTCCAGGGCGATTGAGAGCGTGGAATCGAAACCTGGCGGGCGCCGTTATTCCTTGCTGTTCCTAATGCTCCTGCTTGCCATTGGCGCGGCCTATTGGAAGAAGAAACCCATCGAAAACCCTTCGCCGCCGTTATCGCTGGCACAAGAGAATGCAATGGATTCGCCTGCACCTGATTTGCCTGCACCACCATCTGCAGAAGCAGAAGCGCCTCCCGCAGAAATACCGGCGCAAAACGAACCTGTCGCGTTGCCATCCGACATCCAGGCCGCTCAGCCAAAGGCCGAGACCAGGACTGTCACTTACTCGCATCCAGCCTGCAAACCGGGATTTGACCCTCAATGCCTCGCCTGGTCCGTGTTCATGATTCGCCAACGTCACAAATCGGGTTCAGGCGTACTCATTGCGCCAGACCGCATTCTCACTAACTGCCACGTGCTTGCTGGCGGGGCAACCAACGGGCTGATCGTCATTCACAAGCAAACAAACACCGTGGCAAGGGTGGAACAATATACGCGCCTGGCTGACGAGGACGTATGTTTGCTGCATGCACCAGGGGCTGGCGGAGACGTGATTCCCTGGGGGGCTTCAGATAACCTTGGAAACGGCGACACCACCTACAATCTCGGGCATCCGGGCGGATCGTCAGACGTTATTTGGTCAGAGGCAAAATTTATTGCTCGAACAGAGCGTAACGGCGTGCCCTATTTGGTGACTTCGAATTACTGTCGCCCCGGATCTTCCGGAGGACCCTTGCTGGATGGCCAAGGGCGCTTGGTGGGTGTCGTAACCGCGGTGCAGGCAAACCGATCCCAAAATGACGGAGCCGTACGTTATGGCGCCTGTTTTTCCATCACTGAAGCTACGGCCCGAAAACTGATGGGCCGAACTTTTTTTCCTATTGCTCTGGCGCCCGCGCAGTTCAACTAG
- a CDS encoding type I restriction-modification enzyme R subunit C-terminal domain-containing protein, whose translation MVALIRRVCGLDAKITPFADTVRKNFQTWIMQHHAGGTDKFNEEQMNWLRMLRDHICHSCHVDRNDLELPPFGQGGLGKMWQLFGEGMDPLLDELNEALVA comes from the coding sequence CTGGTCGCCCTGATCCGCCGCGTCTGCGGCCTGGACGCCAAAATCACCCCATTCGCCGACACCGTGCGCAAGAACTTCCAGACCTGGATCATGCAGCACCACGCCGGCGGCACCGACAAATTCAACGAAGAACAGATGAACTGGCTACGCATGCTCCGCGACCATATTTGCCACTCCTGCCACGTCGACCGTAACGATCTTGAGCTTCCTCCCTTTGGTCAGGGCGGGCTGGGGAAGATGTGGCAATTGTTCGGCGAGGGCATGGACCCGCTGCTGGATGAACTGAATGAGGCGTTGGTGGCGTGA
- a CDS encoding IS630 family transposase, with amino-acid sequence MDKEDARKLRPEQQKEKRKIALRMRMNGREFAEIGLAVGVHSRTVQYWWSRYQAEGLKSAVEGGKRGTEIGERRTLSVEQEWAVQQLISEKMPDQLKLSFALWTRAAVQELIHRRFKIDMPIRTVGEYLKRWGFTPQKPLKRAYEQKPELVEAWLKESYPRIARRAKDEGAEIHWGDETGIRSDCQHGRSYAPAGKTPVQRVPGSRFATNMISTVTNQGKVRFMLYRETMTATVLIRFLARLVRDAGRKVFLILDNLRVHHSNKVRDWLEKHTEHIELFFLPAYAPELNPDEYLNCDLKALVHGGKPARNRDELESKVRGAMMKIQNRPKRVMSYFRHRKIQYAA; translated from the coding sequence ATGGATAAAGAAGATGCCCGCAAGCTCAGGCCAGAGCAACAAAAGGAGAAGCGCAAGATAGCGCTTCGCATGCGAATGAACGGACGCGAATTTGCCGAGATTGGATTAGCGGTCGGAGTACATTCCCGTACGGTCCAATATTGGTGGTCGCGCTACCAGGCAGAAGGCCTCAAGTCGGCGGTAGAAGGCGGCAAAAGAGGCACGGAGATTGGTGAGCGACGCACACTCAGCGTGGAACAGGAGTGGGCAGTGCAGCAGTTGATCAGCGAGAAAATGCCTGACCAACTCAAGCTTTCCTTCGCGCTCTGGACACGGGCAGCAGTTCAGGAGTTGATCCATCGTCGTTTCAAGATCGACATGCCGATTCGGACGGTCGGTGAGTATCTCAAGCGCTGGGGTTTTACACCGCAGAAGCCGTTGAAGCGGGCCTATGAGCAGAAACCTGAATTGGTGGAGGCTTGGCTCAAGGAGAGTTACCCACGCATCGCCCGGCGCGCCAAGGACGAAGGGGCGGAGATTCACTGGGGTGACGAAACGGGCATCCGTAGCGATTGCCAACATGGCCGGAGCTATGCGCCAGCGGGAAAAACACCTGTTCAAAGGGTGCCCGGCAGCCGGTTTGCCACGAACATGATCTCCACGGTCACCAACCAGGGGAAAGTGCGCTTCATGCTCTATCGGGAAACGATGACGGCCACTGTCCTGATTCGATTCCTTGCACGCCTGGTTCGTGATGCTGGACGCAAAGTGTTTTTGATTCTCGACAACCTGCGAGTGCATCACAGCAACAAGGTTCGGGACTGGTTGGAAAAACATACCGAGCACATTGAGTTGTTCTTCTTGCCCGCCTACGCCCCGGAACTCAATCCGGACGAGTATCTGAATTGCGACCTGAAGGCCTTGGTTCATGGCGGAAAGCCTGCCAGGAATCGGGATGAACTGGAATCAAAGGTGCGAGGTGCAATGATGAAAATACAGAATCGCCCAAAACGGGTTATGTCCTATTTTAGACACCGAAAAATCCAATATGCCGCGTAA
- a CDS encoding VOC family protein, whose translation MQLAYTILYVENVAASLAFYSAAFGLERKFLHESGDFGELATGTTTLAFSSRQLMRSLGKNPQLARPEAPCFEIALSTPNVPAAYAQALQAGAKAVQAPEQMPWGQTVAYVADPDGFLVELCTPMG comes from the coding sequence ATGCAACTCGCCTACACCATCCTCTACGTTGAAAATGTCGCCGCAAGCCTCGCTTTCTACAGCGCGGCCTTCGGGCTGGAGCGCAAATTCCTGCACGAATCCGGCGATTTCGGCGAACTGGCGACCGGCACCACGACACTGGCCTTTTCGTCGCGGCAACTGATGCGCTCGCTGGGCAAGAACCCGCAGCTGGCGCGCCCGGAGGCGCCGTGTTTCGAGATTGCGCTGAGCACGCCGAACGTGCCGGCCGCCTACGCGCAGGCGCTGCAGGCCGGTGCCAAGGCGGTGCAGGCGCCGGAGCAGATGCCCTGGGGCCAGACCGTGGCTTACGTCGCCGATCCCGACGGCTTTCTCGTCGAACTGTGCACGCCGATGGGCTGA
- the creC gene encoding two-component system sensor histidine kinase CreC encodes MNVSVRLFFGYFLVVGLAAWFVLTVINRETEPGIRQATEETLVDTAHVLAEMAALELSTGRINQGSFAASLRAATRRSPRADIAGVHKESIDFRVYVTDARGIVVYDSEHAALGEDYSQWRDIARVLRGEYGARSTLDDPDDPYSSVMYVAAPIFWQGERIGVLSVAKPMSSLAPYISRATARVKQSGFWLLAATAAIGLFFSGWLSWSIHRLRAYARAVADGRKVEPPTGGGHQFSELARALGQMREKLEGKQYVERYVQNLAHEMKSPLTAVIGAAEILEDELPAADRRKFADSIGEQARRLQAIIERMLMLARVEQLQAPEGGATVDLAKMLKTTIELRRQFLDARHLDCQLDAPAAVDLRGDAFLLQQAVLNLLDNAIEFSPDGGRIEITLEVGEDEAEIRIRDHGTGAPDYALPQLFERFYSLPRPATGKKSTGLGLALVREVARLHGGEAGFANHPEGGGVAWIRLAMV; translated from the coding sequence GTGAACGTCTCGGTCCGCCTGTTTTTCGGTTACTTCCTGGTGGTCGGCCTGGCCGCCTGGTTCGTGCTTACCGTCATCAACCGCGAAACCGAGCCCGGCATCCGCCAGGCAACCGAGGAAACCCTGGTCGACACGGCGCACGTGCTGGCCGAAATGGCCGCCCTCGAACTGTCGACCGGACGCATCAACCAGGGCAGCTTCGCCGCCTCGCTGCGCGCCGCCACCCGGCGCAGCCCGCGTGCCGACATCGCCGGCGTGCACAAGGAAAGCATCGACTTCCGCGTCTATGTCACCGACGCCAGGGGCATCGTCGTCTACGACTCCGAACACGCCGCGCTCGGCGAGGATTACTCGCAATGGCGCGACATCGCCCGCGTCCTGCGCGGCGAATACGGCGCGCGCAGCACGCTGGACGACCCGGACGATCCCTACTCCTCGGTGATGTACGTCGCCGCCCCCATCTTCTGGCAGGGCGAACGCATCGGCGTGCTCTCGGTCGCCAAGCCGATGTCCTCGCTCGCCCCCTACATCAGCCGCGCCACGGCACGCGTCAAGCAATCCGGCTTCTGGCTGCTCGCCGCCACCGCCGCCATCGGCCTCTTCTTCTCGGGCTGGCTGAGCTGGTCCATCCACCGCCTGCGCGCCTACGCCCGCGCCGTCGCCGACGGCCGCAAGGTCGAACCGCCGACCGGCGGCGGCCACCAGTTTTCCGAACTCGCCCGCGCGCTGGGCCAGATGCGCGAAAAGCTCGAAGGCAAGCAATACGTCGAACGCTACGTGCAGAACCTCGCGCACGAAATGAAAAGCCCGCTCACCGCGGTGATCGGCGCCGCCGAAATCCTCGAGGACGAACTGCCCGCCGCCGACCGCCGCAAATTCGCCGACAGCATCGGCGAACAGGCCCGTCGCCTGCAGGCCATCATCGAGCGCATGCTGATGCTCGCCCGCGTCGAACAACTGCAGGCCCCTGAAGGCGGCGCGACGGTCGACCTCGCCAAAATGCTCAAAACCACGATCGAACTGCGCCGCCAGTTCCTCGATGCCCGCCACCTTGATTGCCAACTCGATGCCCCTGCAGCGGTCGACCTGCGTGGCGATGCCTTTTTGCTGCAACAGGCCGTCCTCAACCTGCTCGACAACGCCATCGAATTCTCACCCGACGGCGGCCGCATCGAAATCACGCTCGAAGTTGGCGAAGACGAGGCCGAAATCCGCATCCGCGACCATGGCACCGGCGCCCCCGACTACGCCCTGCCGCAACTGTTCGAGCGCTTCTATTCCCTGCCCCGCCCGGCCACCGGCAAAAAAAGCACCGGCCTGGGGCTGGCGCTGGTGCGCGAAGTGGCCAGGCTGCATGGCGGCGAAGCGGGGTTTGCGAATCATCCGGAGGGTGGCGGAGTGGCGTGGATTCGGCTGGCGATGGTTTGA
- a CDS encoding PDDEXK nuclease domain-containing protein, whose amino-acid sequence MSLLLADVRQLIVSARVRVAQAVNSELSLLYWQVGQRIRNEVLQGERAEYGKQVVESLAGQLSLEFGRGWGARQLRDCLRMAEVFPEAEIVHTLCAQLSWSHLRLMLPVDDALKRDFYLTMCRQEGWSVRQLQERMRSMLFERTAISRKPEETIRQELVQLRESGELSPDLAFRDPYLLDFLGLADSYSEKDLETSILAELQRVIIELGSDFAFMARQKRIVIDGRDYWIDLLFFHRRLKCLVAVELKIGEFEAAHKGQMELYLRYLEKYEQMEGENTPIGLILCTGKNQEHVELMRLDQSNIRVADYLTVLPPREILEAKLHQSIAMARQRLLESEE is encoded by the coding sequence ATGAGTCTTCTGCTTGCCGATGTCCGCCAGCTCATCGTTTCCGCCCGCGTCCGCGTGGCGCAGGCGGTGAATAGCGAGTTGAGCCTGCTTTACTGGCAGGTCGGGCAGCGGATTCGCAATGAGGTGTTACAGGGCGAGCGCGCCGAGTACGGCAAGCAGGTGGTCGAGTCGCTGGCCGGGCAGTTGTCGCTGGAGTTCGGGCGAGGCTGGGGCGCACGCCAGTTGCGTGACTGCCTGCGCATGGCTGAGGTTTTCCCTGAGGCGGAGATTGTGCACACGCTGTGTGCACAATTGAGCTGGTCGCATTTGCGCCTGATGTTGCCGGTGGACGATGCGCTGAAACGGGATTTCTACCTGACGATGTGTCGCCAGGAAGGCTGGAGCGTTCGTCAGTTGCAGGAGCGCATGCGCTCGATGTTGTTCGAGCGCACCGCCATTTCCCGCAAGCCGGAGGAAACGATCCGGCAGGAATTGGTGCAACTGCGCGAGAGCGGCGAGCTGTCGCCCGATCTGGCGTTTCGCGATCCCTATCTGCTGGATTTCCTCGGTTTGGCCGACAGCTATTCGGAGAAGGATCTGGAGACTTCGATCCTCGCGGAGTTGCAGCGCGTCATCATCGAACTGGGGAGCGACTTCGCGTTCATGGCCCGGCAAAAGCGGATTGTCATCGACGGGCGGGACTACTGGATTGACCTGCTGTTTTTCCATCGTCGCCTGAAATGCCTTGTGGCGGTGGAGCTCAAGATCGGCGAGTTCGAGGCCGCGCACAAAGGACAGATGGAGCTTTATCTGCGCTACCTCGAAAAATACGAGCAGATGGAAGGTGAGAACACGCCGATTGGCCTGATCCTTTGCACCGGCAAGAATCAGGAGCATGTCGAATTGATGCGTCTGGACCAGAGCAATATCCGCGTTGCCGATTACCTGACGGTTTTGCCGCCGCGCGAGATTCTGGAGGCTAAGTTGCATCAGTCCATTGCCATGGCCAGGCAGCGATTGTTGGAGAGTGAGGAATGA
- the tyrS gene encoding tyrosine--tRNA ligase, with protein sequence MYQSPLIQDLHERGLIAQITDAETLDKLLTEESVTLYCGFDPTADSLHLGHLVPVLILKRFQEAGHKPIALVGGATGMIGDPSFKATERKLNTPDVIASWVGNIREQVKPFLKFEGANPAIMANNYDWFGGMNCLEFLRDIGKHFSVNAMIKKESVQQRLTREDQGISYTEFSYSLLQGYDFAELYKRHGCVLQIGGSDQWGNIVAGTDLTRRLHQKQVYGLTLPLITKADGTKFGKTESGAIWLDPKKTSPYAFYQFWLNTSDADVYKFLKFFTFLPVDRIAEIEATDQASGTKPEAQRILAEEATRLVHGEVALMAARRITECLFSGQLADLTENDLEQLAQDGMPGVQIDKANAGLIDALVAAGLAKSKSEARTFIQSGSVSINGNKVEALDHAVSGDELLYGRFTILRRGKKNYGLISWQ encoded by the coding sequence ATGTACCAGTCCCCCCTCATCCAGGATCTGCACGAGCGCGGCCTGATCGCCCAGATCACCGACGCCGAGACGCTCGACAAGCTGCTGACTGAGGAATCGGTAACGCTCTATTGCGGCTTCGACCCGACGGCCGACAGCCTGCACCTCGGCCACCTGGTGCCGGTGCTCATTCTGAAACGCTTCCAGGAAGCCGGTCACAAGCCGATCGCGCTGGTCGGCGGCGCCACCGGCATGATCGGCGACCCGAGCTTCAAGGCGACCGAGCGCAAGCTCAACACGCCGGACGTGATTGCCAGCTGGGTCGGTAACATCCGCGAGCAGGTCAAGCCCTTCCTCAAGTTTGAAGGCGCCAACCCGGCCATCATGGCCAACAATTACGACTGGTTCGGCGGCATGAACTGCCTCGAATTCCTGCGCGACATTGGCAAGCACTTCTCGGTCAACGCCATGATCAAGAAGGAATCCGTGCAGCAGCGCCTGACCCGCGAAGACCAGGGCATCTCCTACACAGAGTTCTCCTACAGCCTGTTGCAGGGCTACGACTTCGCCGAGCTCTACAAGCGCCACGGCTGCGTGCTGCAGATCGGCGGCTCCGACCAGTGGGGCAACATCGTCGCCGGCACCGACCTGACCCGCCGCCTGCACCAGAAGCAGGTCTACGGCCTGACCCTGCCGCTGATCACCAAGGCCGACGGCACCAAGTTCGGCAAGACCGAATCCGGCGCCATCTGGCTCGACCCGAAAAAGACCTCGCCCTACGCCTTCTACCAGTTCTGGCTCAACACCAGCGACGCCGACGTCTACAAGTTCCTCAAATTCTTCACCTTTTTGCCGGTCGACCGTATCGCCGAGATCGAAGCCACCGACCAGGCCAGCGGCACCAAGCCGGAAGCCCAGCGCATCCTGGCCGAGGAAGCGACCCGCCTGGTGCACGGCGAAGTCGCGCTGATGGCGGCGCGGCGCATCACCGAATGCCTGTTCAGCGGTCAACTCGCCGATTTGACCGAAAACGACCTCGAACAACTCGCCCAGGACGGCATGCCCGGCGTCCAGATCGACAAGGCCAATGCCGGCCTGATCGACGCACTGGTCGCCGCCGGTCTGGCCAAATCGAAGTCGGAAGCACGCACCTTCATCCAGAGCGGCAGCGTCAGCATCAACGGCAACAAGGTCGAGGCGCTCGACCACGCGGTCAGCGGCGACGAGCTGCTCTACGGCCGCTTCACCATCCTGCGTCGCGGCAAGAAGAACTACGGCCTGATCAGCTGGCAGTAA
- a CDS encoding class I SAM-dependent DNA methyltransferase, producing MNATASIVSRVWSFCTTLRDDGVSYGDYLEQLTYLIFLKMADEYGRPPYNRKIGIPENLGWSSLKAVRGAALEVHYVTALRELGNKPGLLGQIFTKAQNKIQDPAKLSRLIDMVDETSWVTLGADVKGDIYEGLLERNAEDTKSGAGQYFTPRPLIRAMVECVRPLPNKTIADPACGTGGFFLAAYDFLVATYPGMDSEQRAFLKHETFFGNEIVAGTRRLALMNMFLHNIGEIDGDSPISPNDALVAAPAQTFDYVLANPPFGKKSSMSFTNEEGEQETDALTYNRQDFWATTSNKQLNFVQHIKSLLKSTGRAAVVVPDNVLFEGGAGETVRRKLLETTDLHTILRLPTGIFYANGVKANVLFFDNQPARKEAWTREVWVYDYRTNIHHTLKKKPLRYEDLKDFVACYQPLNRFERAETWHETQNPEGRWRKFSYEQIVARDKTSLDIFWLKDKSLADLDNLPEPDDLAGEIIENLEAGLASFRAVAAALA from the coding sequence ATGAACGCAACCGCATCCATCGTCTCCCGTGTCTGGAGCTTCTGTACCACGCTGCGCGACGACGGGGTCAGCTATGGCGACTATCTGGAGCAGCTTACTTATCTTATCTTCCTGAAAATGGCCGATGAATACGGTCGACCGCCCTACAACCGCAAAATCGGCATTCCCGAAAACCTCGGCTGGAGTAGCCTGAAGGCAGTGCGCGGGGCTGCGCTGGAGGTGCATTACGTGACGGCGCTGCGCGAACTGGGCAACAAGCCGGGGTTGCTCGGGCAGATTTTCACCAAGGCGCAGAACAAGATTCAGGACCCGGCCAAGCTGTCGCGGCTGATCGACATGGTCGACGAAACCAGTTGGGTGACGCTGGGGGCGGACGTCAAGGGTGACATCTACGAAGGCCTGCTCGAGCGCAATGCCGAGGATACGAAGTCGGGCGCCGGGCAATACTTCACGCCGCGGCCGCTGATCCGGGCGATGGTGGAATGCGTGCGGCCGCTGCCGAACAAGACGATTGCCGACCCGGCCTGCGGTACGGGCGGCTTCTTCCTCGCCGCCTACGATTTTCTGGTCGCCACCTATCCGGGTATGGACAGCGAACAGCGCGCTTTCCTCAAGCATGAGACGTTTTTCGGCAACGAGATTGTCGCCGGCACGCGCCGTCTCGCCTTGATGAACATGTTCCTGCACAACATCGGCGAGATCGACGGTGACAGCCCGATTTCGCCGAACGATGCCTTGGTGGCTGCGCCGGCCCAGACCTTCGACTACGTGCTGGCCAACCCGCCCTTTGGCAAGAAGAGCAGCATGAGCTTCACCAACGAGGAGGGCGAGCAGGAAACCGATGCGCTGACCTACAACCGTCAGGATTTCTGGGCGACGACCTCGAACAAGCAGCTCAATTTCGTGCAGCACATCAAGAGCCTGTTGAAGAGCACCGGCCGCGCCGCCGTGGTGGTGCCGGACAATGTGCTGTTCGAAGGCGGGGCGGGCGAGACGGTGCGCCGCAAGCTGCTCGAAACGACCGATCTGCACACCATCCTGCGCCTGCCGACGGGGATTTTCTACGCCAACGGCGTCAAGGCCAACGTGCTGTTCTTCGACAACCAGCCGGCGAGGAAGGAAGCGTGGACGCGGGAAGTCTGGGTCTACGACTACCGCACCAACATCCACCACACGCTGAAAAAGAAGCCGCTGCGCTACGAGGATTTGAAGGATTTCGTCGCTTGCTACCAGCCGCTGAACCGCTTCGAGCGCGCCGAAACCTGGCACGAGACGCAAAACCCGGAAGGCCGCTGGCGCAAGTTCAGCTACGAGCAGATCGTTGCCCGCGACAAGACCAGCCTGGATATTTTCTGGTTGAAAGACAAGAGCCTGGCCGACCTCGATAACCTGCCCGAACCGGATGATCTGGCCGGCGAAATTATCGAAAACCTGGAGGCCGGGCTGGCCAGTTTCCGGGCGGTGGCGGCGGCTTTGGCGTAA
- a CDS encoding cupin domain-containing protein produces MTANTPPALNLTGVVACHWQDVPPRSIHPGFTTRLLWTGENGRKALLFEIAPGAVYPELDIHAPGAEEVFVVSGTFCDGHTSYPAGSFIHNPAGSSHIPQSVEGCVLFVFFPEG; encoded by the coding sequence ATGACCGCCAACACCCCGCCCGCACTCAATCTCACCGGCGTCGTCGCCTGCCACTGGCAAGACGTCCCGCCGCGCAGCATTCATCCCGGCTTCACGACCCGCCTGCTGTGGACCGGCGAGAACGGCCGCAAGGCCCTGCTGTTCGAAATCGCGCCCGGTGCCGTCTATCCCGAGCTCGACATCCACGCGCCCGGCGCCGAGGAGGTCTTCGTCGTCTCCGGCACCTTCTGCGACGGCCACACCAGCTATCCGGCCGGCAGCTTCATCCACAACCCGGCCGGCAGTTCGCACATCCCGCAGTCCGTCGAGGGCTGCGTGCTCTTCGTGTTCTTCCCGGAAGGCTAA
- a CDS encoding restriction endonuclease subunit S, which produces MGAAALPESWCVATLNDIAQPFGGSTPSKIDASLWSDGTVPWVSPKDMKVFDLRGSEDLVSEKALARLSLIPEGSILVVVRSGILSRILPVAINHLPVTINQDMRAFVPAPEISARFIAWQLLANQREILGKCSKDGTTVASIEAVALASFPFALPPAAEQHRIVAKIEELFSELDQGVASLKTAREQLKVYRQSLLKNAFEGKLTAAWRAAHRDQLETATALQQRIAREREARYQQQLADWQAAGQAGPKPKFPKLLPPLTAEELAELPELPGGWGWIRVGELVDRVTVGYVGPMKNEYIEQGVPFLRSQNVRENRFDSEGLKFVSERFHQSLSKSALSAGDVVVVRSGSVGVSCVIPEHLGEANCSDLVIVKAPRHVSSHLLAYYMNWQTQGRVKQKMVGVALIHFNTKSVEGFAYPLCSEQEQQQIEKLLAEKLSEADQLELTLATALQQADALRQSILKKAFHGQLVKQAKNEEPATTLLERIRTARSANQPARRGRSAGSQP; this is translated from the coding sequence ATGGGTGCGGCTGCGTTGCCAGAAAGCTGGTGTGTTGCAACCCTGAATGACATTGCGCAACCTTTTGGCGGCTCAACACCGTCCAAAATTGACGCCTCCTTATGGAGCGATGGAACTGTGCCTTGGGTTTCGCCCAAGGACATGAAGGTTTTTGATTTACGGGGAAGCGAAGATTTAGTTTCCGAAAAAGCCTTGGCAAGACTGTCACTGATTCCCGAGGGCAGCATTTTGGTTGTGGTCCGTTCTGGCATCCTTTCGCGCATCCTTCCCGTAGCGATCAACCATCTGCCAGTGACGATCAATCAGGACATGCGTGCTTTTGTTCCGGCCCCCGAAATCAGCGCAAGATTCATTGCGTGGCAGTTGTTGGCAAATCAGCGTGAAATTCTTGGCAAGTGCTCGAAAGATGGCACTACCGTGGCGAGCATCGAAGCGGTTGCGTTGGCCTCATTTCCCTTCGCGCTGCCTCCCGCCGCTGAACAACACCGCATCGTCGCCAAGATCGAGGAACTGTTTTCCGAACTCGATCAGGGCGTGGCCAGCCTGAAAACTGCCCGCGAACAACTCAAGGTCTATCGCCAGTCGCTGCTCAAAAATGCCTTCGAGGGCAAGTTGACCGCTGCCTGGCGCGCCGCCCACCGCGACCAGCTCGAAACCGCCACCGCCCTGCAACAACGCATCGCCCGCGAACGCGAAGCCCGCTACCAGCAACAACTCGCCGACTGGCAAGCCGCCGGCCAAGCAGGCCCCAAACCCAAATTCCCCAAGCTCCTGCCACCGCTCACTGCCGAAGAACTCGCCGAGTTGCCTGAATTGCCGGGAGGATGGGGATGGATTCGAGTTGGTGAGTTGGTCGACCGAGTAACGGTCGGTTACGTAGGCCCTATGAAGAACGAATACATCGAACAAGGGGTGCCATTTTTGCGTTCGCAGAATGTTCGAGAAAACCGTTTTGATTCCGAAGGCTTAAAGTTCGTATCAGAAAGATTCCATCAGTCCTTGAGCAAGTCCGCCTTGTCTGCGGGGGATGTGGTCGTGGTTCGGTCAGGCTCTGTTGGCGTTTCTTGTGTGATCCCTGAGCATCTGGGTGAGGCAAATTGCTCTGACCTTGTTATTGTCAAAGCGCCGCGACATGTTTCCTCGCATTTGTTGGCCTACTACATGAACTGGCAAACGCAGGGGCGCGTAAAACAAAAGATGGTTGGGGTTGCGTTGATTCACTTCAATACCAAGTCCGTTGAAGGTTTTGCCTATCCGCTTTGCAGTGAGCAAGAACAGCAACAAATAGAAAAACTGCTTGCTGAAAAACTCTCCGAAGCCGACCAACTCGAACTAACCCTCGCCACCGCGCTGCAACAGGCCGACGCGCTGCGCCAGTCCATCCTGAAAAAGGCTTTCCACGGTCAACTGGTAAAACAGGCCAAAAACGAAGAACCCGCCACCACCCTGCTCGAACGCATCCGCACCGCGCGTTCCGCCAACCAACCGGCCCGCCGTGGCCGTTCTGCCGGGAGCCAGCCATGA
- a CDS encoding carboxymuconolactone decarboxylase family protein: MKAHSGGTLNVGVTPAKIVEVIMQMAVYAGFPAALNGLFAAKEVFAAHGVALPA; this comes from the coding sequence TTGAAGGCGCATAGCGGCGGCACGCTCAATGTCGGCGTGACACCCGCGAAAATCGTCGAGGTGATCATGCAGATGGCCGTCTATGCCGGCTTTCCGGCCGCCCTGAACGGCCTGTTTGCGGCCAAGGAAGTGTTTGCCGCGCATGGTGTGGCACTGCCCGCCTGA